CGTTACCGAGTATCGTGACCGTCGGGATGGCCGTAATGATCCTCGTTACCATCCTGCAAGGGGCACGGACGCCGGTGTTTTTCGCGATCTCGAGTGCCGTCGGAACCCTGTTGTTCGGCCAGATTCTGTTCACGAGCGATCGGGATTTCCACCGCGGGCTCGTGTTGTTCCAGCTGGTTCTGTTCGCGTTCGTCTTCCGATTTACCGCGCTGTATGCGACTCCGGGATACATCGGGATCGACGTCTGGACCCACATGGCTGAACTCTCCCAGGCGATCGCCGTCGAACAGTCCCTGGGTGCGATCGATTACGACAAACACTTCGCCTCCCCGTTCTTCCACCTGTTCGTCGTCGCGTCCTCACTGGTCTACGACGTTTCCCTGCGGGCCGGACTCTACCTCTCGGTCGGGGTCGCGATGCCGCTCTCGATTCTGGTCGTGTATGCTGCGTCGAACCTTCTGGTTCCAGCACGATGGGCGACCTTCGCCGCAGCGGTGTTCTCGGTCGCCAGCTACACCGTCATGTGGGGCGTCCATCTGATTCCGACCAGTATGGGGCTCGTCTTCTTCCTCGCGATCGTCTATACGTTGATCCGTGTGATGCGCATCGAGTACACCAGCCGCGACTTCGCGCTCCTCGTGTTCCTCTCGATCGGAGTCATTCTGACACACCAGATCTCGACGTTTATCGTGCTGGTTCTGCTCGGCGCCGCATTCCTGGCACAGATCCTCTTTATGACCGGGCCGCTGGGACTGACGCGACTCGATACGAGCGTCTTCCGGACCAAGAAACCGGTAAATCTGATCGGTCTTCTCGTTTTTAATTTCGGCCTCGCGATCTTCGTGTGGTCGTTAACGCCGTTCCGAGGGGATACGTTCCTTGGCACCGTACTCGAGTGGTTCGGCCAAACGCTCGAGGAAAGCGCTGGGTTCCTCGAACTCGCGTCACCGGGTGCAACGGGCGACGAGGAGGCGGCAGTACCCGATACGGGAACGACATTGCTCGATCAGATCGTTCCGTACGTCAACGAAATCGGCTTCCTCATCCTATTCGGGCTCACGCTCGTCGGTTGTCTGTACGTCGTCCATCGACGACGCGCCGAGCAGTCGGTCTTCACTCTGATGCTCGGGACAGGGGTTATGCTCTTTTTCGTCCTCGGGCTTCCGATGTTTGGAATCCAGAACTTCGTTCCAACGCGATGGTTTGCCTTCCTCTATGCGTTGATGGCGATCCTCGGTGCAATCGGAGTTCGAATGCTCAGTCGCAACCTCTCACCCGCACCGATCGTCGCCATTCTATTGGTCATCGTGTTGTTGTATCCGGGCGGAATGATGCTCGCCGCCGAAAGCAACCCAGACAACCCGGTGTTCTCGGATCAACACGAGCGGTTGGCCTACGACCAGGCCGAACTCGCTGCCGTCGATACGGTCGGAGAGATGACCGGATCGCCCGCTGGGGACGAAATCGTTGAGGAACAACGCCTCTACACAGATCACCCGTATCAAACAGTGTTCGAACGAACCGGAGCCTATCCATCGACGATGTCGATCGTCCTCCCTAGTGACGGCTACGCAGAGCACGACTACGTCGTCTACCGAACGACCCAGTCCGAGGACGCGACCTACTTCTCCAGCGAGGTCGGGCCCGGATACAACGACAATCCGTCCAAAGAGCGTATCTGCCGGACGACCCAGTCGACGCTGTACGACAACGGCGACGTCAACTTCTGTGGGCCCTCGCCCGCGTACGGGTAGCTGGCTGGACTGGGTACCGCTGTCAGTCTCGAGTCGCGACCGACCCAGTATCCGAGAGAGCGCTCGGGAGGGGGTATAATCTCTTCGAACGTACGGTCGATACGTCAACCGGCTCGAGACGCCGAAGGCGTCTTATCATCGAGCGAACCATGGTTTCGCGGACCTCGTGGACGAGGTCTGCTCAGTTACGGAAGATCGAAGATCTTCCGAACGATCGAGGCTTGTCACTGGACTCCCGTTCTAACCGAGTAATTCGGCAGGCGTGTACTCGCCGTTCACGTCACCGTCCCTGGCTTCAGGGCCAGTTGACTGGTGGCCCATCCACTGCGAGACCTCTGCCCGCGATAGAGATACCCACAGTACCGATTGGCGATGTTCTTTGCCGTCGCAAATGCTTCGGTTTGCTGCCCATCAGACGTAGTCTGATGACCGCGTTGCAATCCGCATTCACCTCATACCTACACGACTGACACTCGAACACCTTGTCGTCACGATCCACAGTGCGAGCAGCGCTGACTCGTGTCAGCTACCCACTCGTTCACGGGTGGCTTCAGCGTGGGACTCCCAGTGGAGTGGTGCGGGGAGTGAGCAGGGGAGTTCTCACCCGACCCGACGTACAGTCGGTTCAGTACCAGCTGTACCCAACCTCGATGGGCTGGTTCGGAACGTCCCTCCGTCACGTCACACGGTAGTACCATCCCCGCTGTTCTGGGCGACTGACACAACCCCACCACACCCTCCGTTTGTGGCTGGCGTGGAGCTACCGACGATTGTGACGGGAAATAACTTCAACTGGGGAGTCAGCCTGCCATTGTAGCGTGGTTAGATTCAGCAGTGACGGATTTATCCCACGGCTACCGCCGTGGGTTTTCTCCTGCATTTCGTATAAGGGAGAACCTCACGGCGTTAGCCGTGGAAGGATGTCAGCAAAAGACGAAAGGGTCGAAGCGTCTCGTCGTCGAGCGAGAGACCGTTGGTCTTCCGAACGACCCTGAGACACTCGCTTTGCTCCATCCGTAATTGTAAGAATAATGCTCTCGTCAACCGCGTTGCCTACCGGCGGGATGGCGGAGAAAGCAAGTCCGATGCGACGGAAGGGCTCCTTCGTAGCAGCCACGTGGCTATGAGACCGTTACTGGCAGCTCGATCGTCCGATACGCGCTGTCTTCGCTCGGGTCGTCAGGTGCGTCGTCCTCGTAAAGATACAGCATCAGCCGAAGGTCGTCACCGGTCATCGTTGGCTCGAATTCGAGGGTCTGTTCATGCGTCTCGCCGTGTGAAACGGTCGCAGACTCGCTCGTGAGAGTGTCCTGTTCGTGGACAGTGACGCTCTCGTTGTCGTAACTCACTTCTTGAAGTGCTACGACGGTCGTATAGGATCGTTCTTCCTGCTCCTCGTTAGCGATGTACGCCGTTACCGACTGTGATTCGCCTGCTGCAAGCGTGTCCTCATAGGGTGCCTCTACGTCGCCGTCGACCACTTCCGTCTCGGCGACCTCGTCGGTATCGAGATAGAACTCGGTGTAGCTATCATGGCTGGGCGGACTTGCAACGGCGAAGCCTGCGGTGGCGGCCAGAACGAGCAACGCGACCAGGAACATGACGTTGTAAGGTCTAGCACTTGGATCGGATCGGCCGAACGAATCGCTGGCGTTAGAAAACAGTAACGACGTTCCCGTCAGAGTGGGGGTGAATCGGCGCTCCGGAGGGCAGCGATACCGCTGAACGATCCCGACCAACGACAGTGTGATCGTTACGAACGCCGTTCCCGCGAGAATAGGAAGTATCGAAATCCCCCACGGTGTTATTGTTGAGCCGAGCGCTACTGCAGGGACGATCGCGATACTCGCGACGATCGAAAGAACGAACCGTTCGATCGCCCGGAGTCCGGTGTTGTTCAGTACGGATCGGCTGGTACCCTGGCTTTCGTCGTCAAACGTTTGGTACTCGGACTCCGGTGCGTCCGGGTACAGCACCGAGATGAGAGCGTAGCCAGGGAGAAAAAGCAACAGCGGAAGACCGAGAACAACCCTGATCGATCCAGAGATCGAGGTAAACAGTCCGAAAGTAACGAAACCGGTCACTGCAATAACGATCGCAAGATCGAAAAACCACCAGTCGGAGTCGCTCATTACGGGATCATTGGATCTCGAGCGTTTAGTTATCGGTCATATAAGCGCGGGGCGGTTTACCAAATGGTCGGCTCAGTAGTAGGAAATGACTGGTACAGTAGTAGGACTTTCGACATCAGCTGCCTCTCTCGGTGCGAGGGCGTCACACGAATCGAGTCGATTCTCCGCACCGGAACGTTCTACCTCAAAAAACAATGGCATCGATTGTCACTTTTTTAGGGAGTATTGTTTCAGGCCCTAACCCGCGATAATAGCAGCTGTGAGTTCTCTATCGCTACAGTACAAAATATAAAACTGTCTGAACGGGTGGGTTAGGACGGATTTCACTGAAGTCAAACCGTTCATCTATGGACGATTTTCAGGGTTTAATACTGATCCATGAGTGCGATCGGTCAACGCGATGAGCTCCACTGAGACCGTTACAGCAGATCGAAATAAGGGTGAAAACCGGAATGAGGGGACTGTTTCCAGTGACAGTGAAATTCCGGTCGACGAGATCTTCCATATTCTTCAGAATGAGCGCCGGCGGATGGTTCTTGAGTATCTCCAAGAGACGGACGACTCCGTTCGGATGCGCGACGTCGCCGAGCAGGTAGCCGCCTGGGAAAACGATACGACCGTCGAGGAGCTAACGTCCGATCAGCGACAGCGCGTCTACATCCCGCTGTATCAGTCACACCTCCCGAAACTCGATAAGGCCGGTATCATCGACTACCAACAGAACCGGGGTGTAGTCGAGCGAAGACCACTCGCACGCCAACTGGATTACTATCTCAACGCGGATTCGAATGCGAGTACAAACGACGCTTCAGAAGCGAAAGAGGCCGATTGGGACGACTATTACATCGGTGCTGCGGGCGCGGGCGCACTCCTACTGCTAGGTGCGATCTTGGAACTACCACTGCTTTCGGTTATTACGGGTATCGGGCTGAGCGCAGTGATCCTACTAATGTTTACGACTCTGACGATCGGTCAGTATATCAAATAAGGGCGTCTCCTTGATATCAGCGATAGATCGTAGTGACGACACCGAGACAAGCGACCAGAAGACCGACAACCGAAACGACTGCCGTAACTTCGAATATCACCGGGACAAGAAACAGTACCGACGCCATCGCGAGAACACCCGTGAGCGCATAGTTCCACTGGCTGGTGGTGTGATTGTCGGCGAGAGTAACGGTTCCGCGTTCGGGATAGAACTCGATCACTCCAGAGGCGTCGAGCGCTGGGAGGTCCGTCTGCGAGAGGCGTTCGTGAATGTCACCCCAGGCTTCGACATCATCGGTTCCACTGGCGTCGTAGAGCTGATCCACGATCTCATCGATCGTTACAGGTCCGTTGCGTGATTCAAGAAGGGAGACGACGTTCCATTCGAGCTCGGTAGCCGGTCCGGTCGTCGACGTCTCGGTCTCGCGGTCATCCGAAACGATCGACGATTCGTCGTATTCGAGCACTCTAACAGACGTCGACGCTTGAACGGTGGACTCGTCGCCACTCGAGTCCGAGGAGGAGTTCTTTCTAAACGGCGTCAGACGCATATTGTCGATCACACACGTCCGGTACTATAAATATGCTCTCGATAGCATATGATAAATCCGTTGCGGCCGTTTGTTCACGCGTTCAAACCGACGATAAACGTTTTACAGAACAGGAATGCTACCCGATTACGGGGCACTATTGAACGAGAGACGTGTTTCGGGTGAGCCATTCCGTATGTTGATCAGTGCTGTCGTCCCAGCTTTCGACCCAGCCCAGAAAGTCATTAAGCCGGAGCTTGTGCCTCGCAGGCAGGTCGTAAACGTGTTCGAGTTCTGGCAACAGTCGCTGATCAAAATTATAACGGGTAAAGAGCTGTTGCCGGTCCGGCCACGGAGATTCGAAAGAGTCGAAGAGCGGTGTTTTGCGCCGAACGAACCGCTCCATTTCGTTGAACAGTTTTACATTGTGTGGTCGATCCGGCGGTCGGTGACGGAGCATCTCCGGATCGATCCGTTTACAGGCCGCAAGGAAGGTATCGGTGGAGCGTTTTGACGGTGGTGCACGGAGATGCCAGTCGAGTAGCTCCACATCCGTCGCCAGAAATGAAGCGAAGAAGTTATCGGCAAGCTGGGTATGGAACGGCATCGACGGCTGGTTGGCGATTCCACAGCAGTTGATCGCGTTCTGGATCGAATCGGACCGACCGAGCATCGCTTCGAACTCCGTTCTGACGGCCTGTCTGACGAACGATTCGGGATCGACACCGAAATCGGTTCGTTCTGCGAGTTCCTGGCTCGTCGACCGCGAGTAGCCAAATTTCGAAAGGAGGACGTCGATCGGATCGGGATCCGGATCAAGTCGTTCGAACGGAACCTGCTTGCCGAACACCTCGAGGTCGACGTGAGCTGTAAAGTGACCCCGAAAGAACGTATCGCATAGCAGGCCGTGGTAGATCGTGTCGACGTCGATCTCGTTCGTATAACCGGCGTGGTGGATGTGAAGCGACTCCTTGATACCCTGTGAGTAGCGAACCTTCGACTCGTCAGCATAGAGGTATCGTTCGTCAGGACCGAACGCCGTGTGATCAGCCCCGTACTGGGCTGCAAGTCGTTTGGCACCGATAACCTCCTGTGCCGTCGAATTACCGACCGTATAGCAGTGTTCGATCTCTGGAAGTTGGGAGAGAAGCGTGCGAGAGTCGTACCCCGCTGAGAGGAGCAACCCTTTCCGTCCGGGGAGGATCGACCGTCGTTCGATCGCACGTTCGAGCCGGTCTGCAAGCGTACCCACGTAGTCGAACTCGCTGGTATCGTAGACGAACCGATCGAGATCGGTTACCGATGACGGGCGCAGCTGACTGTCGATCGGAAGCCTGGAGAGCTGTTCGAGGCTCGTTTTTTCTCCGAGTGTAACGCCTAGATGGAGGAATTCGAGGATGCCGTCTCGGTGGAACGACGGCTCAGTGATCGTTTCTGCGACCGTCGAAGAGTCGGTGCCGAAGACACGAACACCCGGTTCGTCGGTGTAGAAACACTCCCGAGAGCGAACCGGGTCGGTCGCGACGAACGACTCGTTGGGGGTATCAAGGACGACGAGATAGGAACCGTTGAGTTCGGCCAGCGCCTCGGAGCCATCGCGTTTGTAGGCTTCGAGGAACCAGCGGGCGGCGTTCGTTTCTCGGTCAGGGACATATATTTCGCCCCAGATGACACAGCAACCGAACTCTCCCTCGTAGCTCGCGCTCCAGCCGGGCGTCCCGAGCCCGAAATCCCTGATCCCAACGGTTATCGACGGTCCAACGACGACATCGTCGAACTCGTCCATCGACCGAAATCGGGTAAACGATTCTGTACCGCCAAAGACACCGAAGAGTTCCGTATTCATCTCAAGACCATCTCGCTGCGTGACCGTGCGTGGAAACCGTCACGGCGGAACCACTTAACCGCCTCACTCGCCACGCACGCGTCGAGCTACAATACACTGGAGGCGAGCCACCATTAACTATAGTTCCGCTAATCGAATCACAAAGTGAATAGTATCCGTGAGACCAATAAACAGAGGCACAAGACGACGGATTTTCCGCCTACAACCTTTTATGACGGCACATTCACGGCCACTAACACTCATATAAGACGCCCAACCGGAGAATTCGTCTCCCCTATTGGCTCCATAATAATACCGTTGCTGTTGCTAGCCGAAGCCAGCAATGACAAAACGACGGAACACCCGACGGCGGTTCCTCGCAGCGTCCAGTGCAACGGCTATCGCAGCGATGGCCGGCTGTACCGACGTTCTCTCTGACGATAGCGATGACGACGACGAGAACGGCGAAAACGGCGAGAACGGCGACGACGAGAACGGTGAAAACGGCGAGAACGGCGACGAATACGAATCGCCCGAGCTCGCCGTCGAAACGGAGTACAACAGCCGCGAGGAGTTCAGACAGCCCGGCGAGCAGCTCAACGACTTCGAGACGGGCGATGACTGGGAGATCCTCGAAGGCGAAGCCGAAATCGACGACGAGTACTCCTTCGACGGAGACCAGAGCCTCCGTCTGATGGCTGAGGACGAAGGCAACGCCGTCGTCGCGACGCAGCTAGACGAGGCGATGGACATGGAGGATCTCGACGTCTCGATGGCAGTCCAGACGACGACGCCGTTCAATATCGCCCTCGAGATCCAGCTGCGCGACATCTACGGCGGGTACGCGAGCTACTCCCTCCGAGAAGTGTCGTATGGCAATGACAACGTCAGCTGGTTCAGAATCTGCCCCGGGTTCTTCGACGAGAGTACGACCCCCGTCGAACAGGACGCGATCGACGAGGTCCGTATCATCGTCCACAACACCGGCGACGAAGCCGAGGTATGGGTCGACGACCTGCGCACACACGAAAAGCCCGACCAGGGATACGTTATTCTCTGCTGGGACGACGGATTCGAGGACTTCTACGAACCGGCAGGACCGATCCACGACGAGTACGACGTCACCGCGGTCCAGGCCGCCGTGCGCCAGTGGACCAGAGACCAACGCGAAGGGATTATGACAATCGACCAGCTTCTGGAGCGACAGGAGGCTGGCGATCAGATCGTCGCTCACGGGACTCACACCGAGTGGACCGATCTTGATGACGCAGAACTCGAGGACGCAATAAGCACGGACAAGAACTGGGCAGTTAACAACGAGCTCGAGGGCGGTCACTACCTCGTCTTCCCGCACAACGACTTCGACGACCGCGTCCTCGACATCGCTACGGACTACTACTACGCGGGCGGGTTCAACCAGTCCGGGAGTCCCAACCTTACGGGCGTCCACGGGTTCGATCCGCTGGTGATGCCCCGGACGATCGGTCACGATCTCGACATTGCGATGGACTGTGTCGATATCGCCGCCCAGCACCGTCAGTGTACGGTTCTGAACTTCCACGAGTTCGATCTGGACAACACGATGGACGAAGACGACTACGAGGAACTGGTCCAGTACATCGACGAGACCGACGGCGTTGAGGCTATCGACTTCGACGACCTCTGGCTGATGCGTCGCGAAGGTCACTGATCGAGCTGCGTCGACGACCACTCCGAGCGTCTTCTCTGCCGACTGAGTTTCTTCTCGAACCCGAGCCGAAACGGTGCGGGTCGTCGCCTCGAATACCGTTCTCGAGGCGGACCGGTAACAGATCCGACCGGTTCGTCTCCGATCGATCGCTCCCGAAGGCGCAGTCAGCGGTGATTCTGTTTCCGAAACGGTAGGGTGATGGAATATTCGCAATATAGAAGAGTTTATATTTATGCATGTATCAGTGAAAAAGCGTCTGGTATAACGGGTGATCGCTTCAGGAGCGCCGCCCAAACCAGTTGCCGATCAGGGCGGCGAGAAGTACGAAACCGATGATGAAAAACGGGCCCGGACGGCGCCGAACGCCGGAAACTGCCGACCAGATGACGCCCGGAACGTGGCGCGTCGCGGGTCGAGCGCGGGCGAGATGCCACGATCCCCGGACCGGTCGCCCCTCGCTGAAGTAGCTCTTCGCGAGGACGAGGTCGTGGCTCGAACGGATTTCGTACCCCGCTGCTTCGAACCGATCGACGTCCTCGGCGTACAGCGAGAGGTACTGCTCGTCGGCGCGTCTGATCGTGTCCGCTGGAGGTGTCCCTGTTTCCTCGCGGACGACAAGCGGTTCGTCGACGTATGCGAGTTTTCCTTCCTCGAGAATTCGCAACACGAACTCGGGGTCCTGGAAGCGGTCGAGCGTTTCGTCGAATCCGTCGACCGTTCTCGCGACGTCGGTTCGAACGATCAACGTCGACCCCGCACCCGTATGAACGTTGTCGGCGAGGATCTCGCCGATGAGCTCCTCTCCGCCCTCCATCTGGGGCTGGTCATCAGCACGGGAGAGGACGTCGGCAGCCAGCCCGCGAAGTCTATCGACGGGACTGGGAAGCTCGAACGTAAAGTCACAGTAGGCCGCGACCCACTCCTCGGAGCGTTTCTCGAGGACGTCGAGTTGCGCCTCGAGTTTCTCGGGTTTCCATTCGTCGTCGGAGTCGAGGAAGGCGACGTACTTCCCGCGAGCGTGTTCGATACCCGTATTTCGTGCGACGTTTGCTCCCCGGTTCGTCTCGTGGGAGATCGGCCGCACTCGATCGTCGTCGTAAGACTCGAGAACGGACTCGGTGTCGTCGGTCGAACCGTCGTCGACCACGACCACCTCCAGTTCCTCGTGGGTCTGTGCCAGGACGCTGTCGATCGCTCTCGAAACCGTCTCCTCGCGGTTGTACGTCGGAATAATGACGCTAACCAGAACCATTTCGTTCGACACTGTGCTCTCCCGCGCTTTATTATCGACGGACTAAGATCGCGGTGGGGGTTTCGCTAGCCAAAAACGGGAACGCCGGTATCCGGGCCGAACGTCGCGAGGAGAATTCCCGACAGCAGCAGCGTGATTCCGGCCAGAAACAGCATGCTTTGGAACCAGCCGACGGCCGTCAGATCGCCGTTGACGTCCTCGAGACGACGACGGATCGGTTCGGCTCGCGGACCGATCGGCTCCGGCAGTGCAGCGAGAAGTTCGAACGGTTCGGAGGGCGCTATCGTACCGGTGAGAACCGCAAAAACGAGAGCGATAAACAGCCCGAACAGCGGAACCAGAAGGAGCGCCAGCCAGGGGTTGACGACGACGGTCGCGAGAGCGAAGATCGGTACCGCGGCGAGTGCGGTCGTCGCCGCGACCCGTCCGAGACGCGCGCCAGCGAGCGGATCGAAGCCGATCCGTCGTGCGGCGAGGACGTGGAAGACGAACATCGATCCGTAGCCGATCGTTGTCGCGACCGCCGCGCCGTACATCCCGTACGGCGGGATCAACAGGATATTGAGCACGACGGTGATTCCCGCGGCACCTGCAGTGGCCGCGATCGGGTAACGAACTGCGTCCTCGGCTTTCGAGGCCGCGAAAACGGGTCGTGCGAGGGCGAACCCGAGTGCGCCGGGCAGGAGCACCAACAACGGCCCGATCGCCGGCGTCGCGTCCGAACCGAAATAGATCGGAACGAGGGTGTCGGCAAGCGCCCCGAGAATGACGGCGACGACCGCGGTCAATAAAGCGGTGTACCGGGTCGTTTTCGGTGCGAGAGGCGCAAGCTCCTCGACTCGGTCGCGTGCCCACAGCGCCGGTGTAGAGCGGGTGGGGACCGCCTGGAGGGCGATCGGAACGAACCAGAGAAGTTCCGCCACGAACAGTGCCGCGCGGTAGTTCCCGACTGCGGCGCTCTCCCGAAACTGATGGAGGAGGAGAATATCGACGTGATAGAGCAAGGCGAACAGGAAGAGCAAAACGACACTGACCGAGTTGACCGCAAGCAGCTCGGTGCGGGGGAACTCCCGGGGAGGAATACGCAGCACGCTCGACAGCGACACGTGTTGATGGATCGCTACGAGCCCGATGGCGCCACAGATGATACTCGCGACCGCATGTCCAACCAGCGCCCCTGGAACGCCGAATCCGAGAGCGAGGAGTGGGATCGCGACGACGGCAAACGCTACCTTTTCGAGGACGCCGAGCGATTCGGCGTGACCCTGGAGACCCAGTCCCGCAAGCGTCTCGCGAGAGTAGAGTTGAAACTGAACCGAGACGCCGAGTATGGCCAGTCCGTAGACGTAGCTCGTGTACGTGTCGCCGAACAGTGTCGCGACGTATCCGTTTCGGGAGAGAAAGACGAGAACGAACGCGCCCGTCAGCGCGAAAAGCAACGCCAGTCGAAGGTAGTAGCCGACGACGTACGGCTCCCAGTCGGCGATCGATCGTTCGGCCTCCAGGGAGTTGCGAACGCCGTCGACGATCCCGGAACTCACGAGAATCGCGTAGAACGCGAACGCCGACAGCAGAACCGAGTAGTCGCCGAACTCCGCGGGACCGAGCAGTCGAAAGATGATCGGAAGGGTGACAAAACCCAAAAACAGCGTGGCGATCCTAGCGCTACCGGTCGAGAGGCTACCACTAGAACGCCGACTCACGCGGTCCTCCAGGAGCGATACCGTCGGACCGCTCCGATCGCCGACGCTCCTCCAACTAGCGGTACGGACGTAGTAGCCACAGTAACCGAAGCTCTGGTTCGGGAAGGACTTATTATAACCGAATTCCGCTCCCCGGGACTCGAGAACCGCTCGGACCGACAACGCTCTTATCGTGGGCGCTGTCAGAAAACTCGGCGGTGGAGAGCGGGCGACATTAACCGAGAGATAAATAGGTAGCTGGAACTATCAGGTAGCTACGATGAACGAGAAATCGACGCGACGAGTGCTCCTCGGCACCCTCGGCGCCGGAACCCTCGGGGCAACCGCGGGTTGTCTCGACAGCTTGAGCGACGATGGCGACGATGAAGACGGCGAAAGCGATCCGAACGGCGACGACGAGCCGGAGCAGTCCGACGAGGACGACGAACCTGACGAGGAGGCCGAGGAGATCCCCGATATCGACGGCGGTGCCGTCGTGTTCACGTACGACGACGGGCCCATGCAGGACTACGAGCAGGCGTTTCCCGTTCACCAGGAGTTCGACGCACCTGCGAGCGCGGGCATCGTCACGGAGTGGGTCGGTCGCGAGGACTTCGACGACAACGACTGGATGGACGTCGAACACCTCGAGGAGCTCGCCGAAGCCGGTTGGGAGATCAACTCCCACACGACCGCACACACCGCGCTGGGCGAGTTCGAGCTCGTCGAGGACGTCGAACCCGACGACACGCGCGTCTATCCGGAGGAGCGAAACCACGGCTTCCACCTGGAGTACGATATCGAGGTCACCGACGGCGACAGTTCCGTGGTCCGAACCGTCGTCGACTCCGGTCAGGACGACGTCGGCGGCTACCTCGAGTTCGACGAACCGGTTGGCGAGTCGTTTGCCGCCGGCGAAACCGTCGAACGCTACCCGGAGGAACTCATGCACGAGTTCCTCGGGGATTCGAAGGCCCAGCTCGAGGAGTGGGGGTTCGAGGTCGACACCCTGCTCGCGCCGTACGACGTCTGTGACGAGTGGACGATCGAGTTCGCCCGGGAGTACTACGATGGGATCGCGAACGTCAACCCCGGGTCGATGGTCAACGAGCGGGAGTCGTTCGACCCGTTCGACACCAACCGCGACTACTTCATCGAGTTCACCGATCCCCTCGACATCCAGGAGCAGCTCGACGAGGTCGCTGCCCAGAATGCGATCGGGATCGTCGGCGCACACACGTTCAAAGACGAGGTCGACGAAGAGGGCATCCGCGAGATGCTCGAGTGGATCGAGGAGCGAGACCTGACGGTCGTCACGCTCAC
This genomic window from Natronococcus occultus SP4 contains:
- a CDS encoding oligosaccharide flippase family protein, whose translation is MSVRAVLESRGAEFGYNKSFPNQSFGYCGYYVRTASWRSVGDRSGPTVSLLEDRVSRRSSGSLSTGSARIATLFLGFVTLPIIFRLLGPAEFGDYSVLLSAFAFYAILVSSGIVDGVRNSLEAERSIADWEPYVVGYYLRLALLFALTGAFVLVFLSRNGYVATLFGDTYTSYVYGLAILGVSVQFQLYSRETLAGLGLQGHAESLGVLEKVAFAVVAIPLLALGFGVPGALVGHAVASIICGAIGLVAIHQHVSLSSVLRIPPREFPRTELLAVNSVSVVLLFLFALLYHVDILLLHQFRESAAVGNYRAALFVAELLWFVPIALQAVPTRSTPALWARDRVEELAPLAPKTTRYTALLTAVVAVILGALADTLVPIYFGSDATPAIGPLLVLLPGALGFALARPVFAASKAEDAVRYPIAATAGAAGITVVLNILLIPPYGMYGAAVATTIGYGSMFVFHVLAARRIGFDPLAGARLGRVAATTALAAVPIFALATVVVNPWLALLLVPLFGLFIALVFAVLTGTIAPSEPFELLAALPEPIGPRAEPIRRRLEDVNGDLTAVGWFQSMLFLAGITLLLSGILLATFGPDTGVPVFG
- a CDS encoding polysaccharide deacetylase family protein, whose product is MNEKSTRRVLLGTLGAGTLGATAGCLDSLSDDGDDEDGESDPNGDDEPEQSDEDDEPDEEAEEIPDIDGGAVVFTYDDGPMQDYEQAFPVHQEFDAPASAGIVTEWVGREDFDDNDWMDVEHLEELAEAGWEINSHTTAHTALGEFELVEDVEPDDTRVYPEERNHGFHLEYDIEVTDGDSSVVRTVVDSGQDDVGGYLEFDEPVGESFAAGETVERYPEELMHEFLGDSKAQLEEWGFEVDTLLAPYDVCDEWTIEFAREYYDGIANVNPGSMVNERESFDPFDTNRDYFIEFTDPLDIQEQLDEVAAQNAIGIVGAHTFKDEVDEEGIREMLEWIEERDLTVVTLTDAFRAVAAESE